Part of the Streptomyces antimycoticus genome, GCGGCGGGGGTGGCACCGGCGATCGCGGTGGCCAGCGCCGCGGCCAGACCGGCGGTCCAGCCCGTGACCTGCCATCTGCTCTGCCTGCTCAGCCTGCTGGGCCTGCTCCGCCTGCTCTGCTCTCTTCGGGTCATATGACGAGTGAAGGTGGATCTCGGCGGCCCCATACCGCCGACACGCGCGCGGTTCAGCCGTCTGCGCCGAGGAGAAGCCCGGATGTCGGTACCCCGGTGCCCGCGGTGACCAGGGCGTGGGCGGCCCCCGGCACCTGGTTGACGGAGCTGCCGCGGATCTGGCGGACGGCCTCGGCGATCCCGTTCATCCCGTGCAGATACGCCTCACCGAGCTGACCGCCGTGGGTATTGAGCGGCAGCGCGTCCTCGGCGACGAATCCGGCCGCCTCACCGCGCCCGCAGAAGCCGAACTCCTCCAGCTGCATCAGTACGAACGGCGTGAAGTGGTCGTAGAGGATGGCCACGTCCATATCGGCCGGGGTCAGCCCGCTGCCGCGCCACAACTGGCGGGCCACCACCCCCATCTCGGGGAGGCCCGCCAGGTCGTCGCGGTAGAAGCTCGTCATCTGCTCCTGGCCGCGGCCCGCGCCCTGCGCCGCGGCCGTGATCACGGCGGGCGGACGCGGCAGGTCGCGCGCCCGCTCCACGCTGGTGACCACGAGCGCCTGGCCGCCGTCCGTCTCCTGACAGCAGTCGAGCAGCCGCAGCGGCTCGACGATCCAGCGGGAGGCGGCGTGATCGGCGAGGGTGATCGGCTTGCCGTGGAAGTACGCGGCCGGGTTGGTGGCCGCGTGGCGACGGTCGGTGACGGCCACATGGCCGAAAACCTCGGGCGTCAGCCCATAGGCGTACAGATAGCGCTGGGCGGCCATGGCGACCCACGAGGCCGGGGTCAGCAGCCCGAAGGGCAGCGACCAGCCGAGCGCGGCGCCCTCGGCGGACGGCTCGCGGTGCTGTACGCCCGAGCCGAAGCGGCGCCCGGAGCGCTCGTTGAACGCGCGGTAGCAGACGACGACCTCGGCGACGCCGGTCGCGACGGCGAGCGCGGCCTGCTGCACGGTGGCGCAGGCCGCGCCCCCGCCGTAGTGGACGCGCGAGAAGAAGGTGAGATCGCCGATGCCGCACGCCTGCGCCACGGTGATCTCGGGGCTGGTGTCCATGGTGAAGGTGACCAGCCCGTCCACATCGGCCGGGGTGAGGCCTGCGTCGTCCAGGGCCGCCTGGACGGCCTCGACCGCCAGCTTCAGCTCGCTGCGGCCCGAGTCCTTGGAGAACTCGGTGGCGCCGATACCGACCACGGCGGCCCGGCCGCCCAGGGTGTCCGCCTTACGGGCGCTCATCGGGGGGTGTCCGGGGTGGTCATGGGGGCGTCGGTGGTCGCTGGGCTGTCGGTGGTCCTCTTACGGGCGTCACCGGTTCCCGGGGCGTCACCGGTTCCCGGGCCGTCGGTGGGGAGCTCCGCTGTGACCTTGCCGGTCACGTGGTGGCCGATGCCGTTCCTGCCGGTGACGGCGACCTCCACCGTGCCCTCCGCGACCGCGGTGACCTGGCCGGTCAACACCATCTCGTCGCCCGGATAGTTGGGCGCCCCGAGCCGGATGGCGACCTTACGGAGGCGGGCCCGCGGCCCGAAGTGATCGGTGATGTACCGGCCGACCAGCCCATTGGTGGTGAGGATGTTCATGAAGATGTCCGGGGAGCCCTTCTCCTTGGCCGCCTCGGCGTCGTGGTGCACATCCTGGTAGTCCCGGGAGGCGAGGGCGCCGGCGACGATCAGGGTCCGGGTGATCGGGATACGCAGCGGCGGCAGCTCATCGCCCGTACGCACCGTCATGGGGCCGCCTCCTCGTCCGTACCGTCCGTCAGGTCCACCCGGTCCACCCGGTCCACCCGGTCCACCCGGTCCACCCGGTCCACCCGGTCCACCCGGTCCACCCGGTCCACCGGAGGGTCCGCTGGAGGGGTTGTTGCCTCGTCCGTCCCTCATGCCTCGGCACCCCGGAACACGGGCAGCTCCAGCTCCTCGTCCACGCGCAGAAACTCCAGCTCGACGGGCATCCCGATGCGCACCTTGTCGTACGGCACTCCGGTGATGCCGCTGACCATCCGCACCCCCTCCGCGAGCTCGATCAGGCCGACCGCGTAGGGCGGGTCGAAGGCAGGGAAGGGCGGATGGTGCATGACCACATAGCTGAACACCGTGCCCGCGCCGGACACCTCGACCGCCTCCCACCGCTGGGAACCGCACGCCCCACACCCCGGCAGCCAGGGGAAGCGCGGGGCGGCGCACTCCAGGCAGCGCTGGAAGAGCAGCTGATGCCGGGCGACGCCCTCCCAGAAGCCCGCGTTGTCGCGGTTGATGACGGGGCGAGGGCGGCGGGGGCGGCCGGCCGCCCGCTCCGACTCCCGCTCCCGTATGGGCTCCGGCTCCCGTTCCAGCTTCGCCTTCGACCGCGCGGGTGCGTACTTGAGGATGCGGAAGCGGTGGGTACCGGCCAGCTCCCCCTCCCCCGTACGGACGTTCATCCGGGTGGTGACGAAGTATCCGGTGCCGAGTTTGGTGGTCTTGCGCGGCGACACCGACTCGATGACCGCGTCGAAGGTGATCTCGTCGCCGGGGCGCAGCGGCCGCACGTACTCCTGCTCGCAGTCGGTGGCGACCACCGAGGTGCAGCCCGCGTCGTCGAGCATCGCCAGCAGCTCGTCGTACGCCTCGGAGCGGGCCGAACCGCCGGGGTGCCCGGCCAGTCCGCCCATCGTCCACGCCTGCAGCATGGTCGGCGGGGCGATACCCGGATAGGCGGGGTTGGTGTCGCCCATCGCCTCGCACCAGTGCCTGATCATGGGCTCGTTGACGGGGTCCCTGCCCGCGCCGCCGCTCGCGCACGTGCGCCCCTCGTACGCTTTCAGCCGTCCGTACAGCTCATCCAGCGCATTCAGTTCATCCAGGTCGTGCAGCTCATCGCGCGTCATCGCTGCCCCTGCCGCATGTCTGCCGTAGAAAGCAATCTGACTATCCGTCAGATGAGTCGACGCCGTCAAGAACACCGAACCAGGCCGCCACACCGCAAGGCCACCACGCACGATCGCGCGATGGCGTCGATACGCCACCGCGCGACCGCAGACCTCACCCGTCCCGTTCGCTCAATGAATCACCACAGCTCACTCGGATCGATCGGACATTGCCCCACCCCTGCGCTCCCCTGCGGGCGCCGCGATGGCGGCGACCTCCCCCGTGCGATCGGGCCAGATCCCAGGAGCCGCGCCCCGCCCTGGACGCGGAGAACGGCGGTGCGGTGAAGGTGCGGCCGGAGCCCGCCCTTGTGTCCGCCATCTCGATTCCTCCGATCCTCCGACGCTCGGGAAGTGTCGCGGAAGCAGAGTTGCCCACCGCTTCCCGGACGATGCGCACGGGCCAGGGGAATTACCACGCAAGCATGATGAACCTGTTTTAAACGCCCGACACACCCTCGCTCCCCGCATCACGCCGATGCGCCGGGTGCGGCAGGTGCGACTCTGCGCCGGTACGGGGCACGCCACCCCGCCCCGCCGCAGGATGGGCCTTACGAGGGAGCCGGTTCCGCATAGTTTCGGCCATCCTCGGCGACTTGCAGGACCCTCTTCCCATTACCGAACACTTGTCCGAAAATGGGTCACATGGCGAATCCCGCACTCGCCCATGTTCTTGCCCACGCCCTGACCGCCGCGGCCCACGGCTTCCGCGTGATCCCGCTGACCCGCGCGAAGCTGCCCGCCGTGCGCTCCCCTCACCACCACGACCCCGCGCCTCTGCCGTGCCGCGGCGAATGCGGTCGGCTGGGCCATGGAGTCCATGACGCGTCGGCGGACCCCGAGGCGATCCGTGCCCTGTTCGCCGCCGCCCCCTGGGCCACCGGCTACGGCATCGCCTGCGGACGCGCCCCGTACCACCTCATCGGCCTCGACCTCGACCTCAAGGGCGGAAGCCCGGGAAGACCCCGAGAAACCGGAGGAGCGGGCGCCACGGACGGTCGGGTCGGGACCAGGAAGCCCGGCGCAAGCCGTAAGGACGGCACGGGCGGCATGGACAGCACGGACGGTCTGGCCGCGGACGGTCTCGCCGCCCTCGCCCGTCTGGCCCGCGAGCACGCCTTCGCCATCCCCCCTACGGTCACCGTGCTCACCCCGAGCGGCGGCCGCCATCTCTGGTTGTGCGGCCCGCCCGACGTCGCAGTCCCCAACTCCGCCGGACGCCTGGCCCCCGGCATCGACATCCGCGGGCTGGGCGGCTATCTGGTCGGCCCCGGCTCATACGGCTCGCACGGCAGCTACCGCCTCGCTCCGGGCTCCCCCGCCTGGGCCCCGGCGCCCGCCCCGGCCGCACTACTGCGCCTGCTCACGCCCCCGCGCCCGGCACCGCACCGCTCGTACCGCCCCGGCCCGCCGTCCCCCGGGCCGCATCCCGCGGCCCTGGAGGGGCTCGTACGGTTCGTCCGCGCCTCACGGGAGGGCCAGCGCAACGTCCGCCTGTTCTGGGCCGCCTGCCGCGCCTACGAGACGGGCGCCGGGCCGGAGTTGGCCCCCGCGCTGATCGAGGCCGCACTCGACACCGGTCTGGCCCCGCGCGAGGCCCGCGCCACCGTCGCCTCCGCGGCCCGCAGCGCCGCCCGCCACCTCCAGCCCCCGGATGCTTGGGCCTGACGCAAACGCCGAGCCGGATGAACGGAGCAGTGGCGGCAGCCGTACGGCAGGTCGCCAGAGGCGGCGCGATCCAGCGGTATACGGACGGTGAGCCGTGCGTTACGTGAACGAGGAGCACTATCGTGACCACGCGACGAGGCGCTCCGTACAGGAACCGAAAGGCGCAGGGACCGCACGGCGCGGTGACCAGGCGGCGCGGGAACCACGCCCGTTCGCCGGTGCTTCCGCCCCGAGGCGGACCGTGAAGGGATTCCCGCTCTCCCCGTGACCGGTGATCGGTGATCGGTGATCGGTGACTGGTGGCCGACCGACCGGTGACCGTCCGACCGCCTCCGGCGCACCGGTACCAAGGCGCGAGCAGGGGGAGCATTGCACGAGCTCTACGCACAGGGGTGGTTCGCGGACGTCGCGTTACCCATCGGCGTCTGCGCACTGGTCACCTGGATCTCGCTGGTCCACCGCTTCTCCGACAAGGGCCGCCTGCTGGGAACCGTAAGGTCCGCGGCGCTGTGCTGCGGCATCATCGCCTGCAGCTGCGCGGCGGCGCTGCTCACCATCGCCCTGTTGCTGCCGCACGCCGCCGATGTGCCCCCCGCCGTGGCCGCTGCCGCAGCGGGCGGGGCCCTGGCGCCTCGCGTCCGTCAGCAGCAGAACCAGCAGTCCACGCCCCCCTTCGTCGCCGTGATCACGCTGGGCATCGCGGTGCTGCTGAGCGAGCTGGAGCGACGGCTGGTCCACGACATGTACATCCACTGCCACCGGCTGGTCCGCGACTTCGAGAACGTGGCCCAGCTGCGCATGTTCGCCTTCGAGGCCCGCCGCCACCTGCGCGGCTGCGCCGCCGCGACCAAGGACAGGACGACGATCAACACCTTGTACGAGGAGGTGGACCAACTCCTGGACGACGCGACCAAGGTCGAGGCCGATATCGAGGCGAGGTGCCGGCAGCGGGAGGTCCAGGAGTTCCCGCCGGAGCTGCACACCCCGACCCGGGAGGAGTCGGAGGACCGCCGTCAGGCCCTGGCGATGGCCATGGACGCCTGCGCGCGCATGCTGGAGTTCGGCTACCGTACCGGCAAGCGGAGCGGCGACCGCGAGCTCACGCGGCTCAGGGACGAGGCCCTGGCGGCGCGCCCCCTAGCCACGACGGGCACCCCGCACCCCTGAGCAACGCGACCCTGACACGACGCCGCACACCACACCGCCCCTCAGCGACGCTCAGGGAGCGTAGACAAAGGCATCGGACCCATCGCCCAGCCCACGCGTCCGACGAGCCCCGTCCTCCTTGGGCTCCACAAAACTGATCTTGATGTCCAGATCCAGGGCCTCGGCCACGGCAGCGAGGCTCCGCAGCGTCAGATTCTCGTCTCCGGAGAGTATTTGGCTCACCCGTCCCGGACTGACATCCATGAGCCGGGCGAGGTCAGCACGGCTCATGTCGCGCTTCCCCAGCAACCCCGCGACCTCCACGGTGGCCTGACGCGCCAGCCGCGCCCCCGCACAGTCCGCGGCCTCCCCCTTCGAACCCTTGCCTTTCCACGGCACACTCATCACTCTCCCAGCGCATGGTGCCGACCGTTGGGCTTCACACCCCTCAGCGACAGGATCCCACCTTTAGCTACAACTAAAAGCCCACATCCCCCACCCCCGCCACCCAGCCCACCCCCACCCGCGCCTTCCCCTGGCGCTGACCTGCACCAACGCCCCACCCATAGCTTTTCGGCCAGATCCAACGCCGCCCACCCCCACCCAGGACCGCCGACGCGCCCTCTGGCTCGACCGGCCAACGATGTAGTCCGGTCGAGAGTCCCTGATCAGGACTCCGGTGCCGATGGCCGCTGAGCGGGGCGGCGGACAGGAGCGGGCGGGTCGTCACGGGCCGCCAGCACACGGCCCGCGCGAGCCGGCCGCCTTGAAGGACGACGACGAGGAGCGACGTTAGGGTCTGCGAAGGGCCGAGGGGGCGAAGGGCATGGGCAGCATCGCGGGGGCCGTGGGCTCGCAGATTCTCAGCGCCGTGATTGCCGCTGCGCTCACCGGCATTGGTGGGCTGGTGCGTTGGTTCGTCATCAGACGGCTGCCCGCGCGCCGCACATGGCGATTTTCGGATGCGAGCCAACTCTCCGTCGCTCTGGACACCGGCTACATAGACACAGGTCGCTACCAACGCCCTGTCGCCGGTCTGGGACAGGTCCGAGCCCTGTCCCTGCTGATCCCCTCCCTTACCCACGCCTACCGGGACCTGGATCTGGAGAAGGTCCGGCTGTCAGCCCACGTGCCGGGCCATGAGATGGAGCACGACCTGCTTGTCCTCGGCGGGCCGAAGAACAACGAGGTAGCCCGCCGCCTCCTCACCGCCATGGGGGAGTCGCTGCCTTTCCGGCCGAGCGGGGGAACGATCACCTGGGAGGGCACCGTCTACCAGGGGGAAGTCGCTGATGGCGTGGTCACGCGGGACTGCGGTTATGTCGTCCGGGCGCCGCACCCGCTCAACCCGAGCAGGCGCGTCGTACTCCTCGGCGGCTGGTCCACCTACGGCACGGTGGCCGCCGCCCGTTGGCTGACGGACAATGGCGCCGACCGCTCGCTCACCGCCGATGTCGCCGTACTCGTGGAGGCTTCAGTCCTACGCGACGGCCACGTGTCCACGCCGAACGTTCTACGCCAAGCCAGCCTGAACATGTGACCTGCGGCGAATCGCAGAGGCATTCCTGAGAGAGCCCCACAAGGCGCCGGGAACCACGCCCGGATTCTGGCCCTGGCCCACACGCGCTGGTCAACGGTGGGCTTCCGGCGGTACAGCGTGAGACAGCGGACACGCAGAAGGGGTGCCCCTGAAGCAGGGACACCCCTTCCGACCAGCTAGTTCGCTGACCTCGGCGGAGGCTGAGGGATTTGAACCCTCGGTGACATCGCTGCCACGACGGTTTTCAAGAGGGCTGTAGCCGAAACGGCGGCTACAGCCCTCACCTGCGCGAATGACTCCTCTCACTGCCTCCTGCGGGCCTCGTGGTCCACCAGGGGTCCACAGCGTCATCCGTACGGCTTGGCAGACGACGGCACTACTGCCAGACCTCAGTGGCCACCGTGGGCAGTTCTACAGTTAAGGGCCTACCAAGGGGGCGGTCACTGGAACGAGTGAGCGCCGACACGAACAGGAATGGAGGACGCCTTGGCACGCGAGCGCGGGTCTCACTCCGTGTTGATGTGGCACTCGTCGACCGACCGGCCTTGGGCCAAGGAGATCGTTTCCGGTCTCACCCGACACGGCTTCGCTGTACGAAGAACGGAGCAATACCTACCGCGGGGGGGGGGGGGGGGGGGGGGGGGGGGAACAAACGATGGATCTACGAAAAGGTAAGCAGGAATGGCTGGCAATACCTGGCCTCCGGCTACAGCCCCGGCGAAGAACTCATCGCCGCCCAGGTACGCCACGACATCACCCAAGCACGCGACCACCTCACCGGGGCGGTCACGTCCTTTCCAAGGAGTACCGCGAGATCTGGCAGGCTGCGCGCCTCGTGGTGCTGTCAGAGGAGGAGGCCAAGACTCCGTTGGCCGAGAAGCCGTATTCGGCCAGGGCCGCTGGCGTCTCGCTCTGGCTCGAATCGGGGTGCCCCCCATCGAGGTCGCCCGGCGGGCCGGACACAGCATCGCCGTCCTGTTCCGGTTCTACGCGAAGGTGATCCACCGCAACCAGCAGCGCTCGAACGAACAGATAGAACGGTCGTTGGAAGCGGCGGAGGACGAGTAGGGAAGGCAGGAGGCCGAGGAAGATGAGCGCCAGGCGGCGACCGCCGAACCGAGCGCATGTCCGGCGGCCTCTGGTCCCGTCTCCGCCCCTGACCGGGCGTGCTGCCGACGCTGCTCCGGCCGGGCAAGCCCACAGGGAAACCTGGGCAAGCCCGGCCGGTTTGGCGCTGCCAGGCGGTACATTCGCCCCTGAGACCGCGAGGGCTCAGCTCGGCGCAGCGGGACCGCTGGCGGTGGCCTTGGGGTTTTACGGCTCCGGGTCCAGAGGAATGTTCAGGGTCACGAGCACGCCTGCGCGCTTGACGACGACCGGGTAGGTGGCGCCCGACCTCTTACCGCTGAGGACCGCATCGAGGTCGTTGACGGTGGGGGTGAGGATTCCCGCGACTTCGGTGATGACATCACCGGGGAGGAGTCCTGCGGCTTCGGTGCTGCTGCCCGGGTCGACGGCGAGCACTCGTACACCTCCGCCCGCAGGGCTGGTGTTCTTGAGGTTGCCCGCGATGATGCCCTGGATGCCGGGGGCGATGTGCACGGTGAGCGGCTGGGTCACCCCGTTCAGGGTGAAGCTCCCGGTGAAAGTCCCCCCGGCCA contains:
- a CDS encoding bifunctional MaoC family dehydratase N-terminal/OB-fold nucleic acid binding domain-containing protein, with product MTRDELHDLDELNALDELYGRLKAYEGRTCASGGAGRDPVNEPMIRHWCEAMGDTNPAYPGIAPPTMLQAWTMGGLAGHPGGSARSEAYDELLAMLDDAGCTSVVATDCEQEYVRPLRPGDEITFDAVIESVSPRKTTKLGTGYFVTTRMNVRTGEGELAGTHRFRILKYAPARSKAKLEREPEPIRERESERAAGRPRRPRPVINRDNAGFWEGVARHQLLFQRCLECAAPRFPWLPGCGACGSQRWEAVEVSGAGTVFSYVVMHHPPFPAFDPPYAVGLIELAEGVRMVSGITGVPYDKVRIGMPVELEFLRVDEELELPVFRGAEA
- a CDS encoding helix-turn-helix domain-containing protein; its protein translation is MSVPWKGKGSKGEAADCAGARLARQATVEVAGLLGKRDMSRADLARLMDVSPGRVSQILSGDENLTLRSLAAVAEALDLDIKISFVEPKEDGARRTRGLGDGSDAFVYAP
- a CDS encoding lipid-transfer protein, coding for MSARKADTLGGRAAVVGIGATEFSKDSGRSELKLAVEAVQAALDDAGLTPADVDGLVTFTMDTSPEITVAQACGIGDLTFFSRVHYGGGAACATVQQAALAVATGVAEVVVCYRAFNERSGRRFGSGVQHREPSAEGAALGWSLPFGLLTPASWVAMAAQRYLYAYGLTPEVFGHVAVTDRRHAATNPAAYFHGKPITLADHAASRWIVEPLRLLDCCQETDGGQALVVTSVERARDLPRPPAVITAAAQGAGRGQEQMTSFYRDDLAGLPEMGVVARQLWRGSGLTPADMDVAILYDHFTPFVLMQLEEFGFCGRGEAAGFVAEDALPLNTHGGQLGEAYLHGMNGIAEAVRQIRGSSVNQVPGAAHALVTAGTGVPTSGLLLGADG
- a CDS encoding bifunctional DNA primase/polymerase is translated as MANPALAHVLAHALTAAAHGFRVIPLTRAKLPAVRSPHHHDPAPLPCRGECGRLGHGVHDASADPEAIRALFAAAPWATGYGIACGRAPYHLIGLDLDLKGGSPGRPRETGGAGATDGRVGTRKPGASRKDGTGGMDSTDGLAADGLAALARLAREHAFAIPPTVTVLTPSGGRHLWLCGPPDVAVPNSAGRLAPGIDIRGLGGYLVGPGSYGSHGSYRLAPGSPAWAPAPAPAALLRLLTPPRPAPHRSYRPGPPSPGPHPAALEGLVRFVRASREGQRNVRLFWAACRAYETGAGPELAPALIEAALDTGLAPREARATVASAARSAARHLQPPDAWA
- a CDS encoding MaoC family dehydratase; its protein translation is MTVRTGDELPPLRIPITRTLIVAGALASRDYQDVHHDAEAAKEKGSPDIFMNILTTNGLVGRYITDHFGPRARLRKVAIRLGAPNYPGDEMVLTGQVTAVAEGTVEVAVTGRNGIGHHVTGKVTAELPTDGPGTGDAPGTGDARKRTTDSPATTDAPMTTPDTPR